The proteins below are encoded in one region of Thermococcus peptonophilus:
- a CDS encoding site-2 protease family protein, whose amino-acid sequence MVSTLAVILAGIVGFWIVLYALFGKKEIDPETGEPIEKEEGLSVNMFIAMWRTKRLLGFIDRVSRINPRFWKVYADVGIILGYMGMVYVFYALAKTAVQTLQTKGQQAGVQLVIPGVTIPLWYGLIGLVVVMVVHELSHGIVARADKLPLKSVGLVLLAVIPGAFVEPDEEELAKAPLRSRLRVYGAGSMANITTAIITALLITYAINPLLIPSGVEVKGIIPGSPAEKVLQKGDVIIGINGQEIKTMEDFMEFMDKTKPGETLELEVLRDGEKTSVKLTLAEHPDRPGKGFVGIQPAQHVESKVGSAKVVLPIFFALYWIYLLNVGIGLMNLFPLVPLDGGRMLDDVLKEYLPEKIARPVRYTTIGVGLLLLALNLWPALMNLAG is encoded by the coding sequence ATGGTCTCAACTCTCGCAGTGATCCTCGCGGGAATCGTGGGCTTCTGGATAGTTTTGTACGCCCTCTTCGGAAAGAAGGAGATAGACCCGGAAACGGGAGAGCCCATAGAGAAGGAAGAAGGTCTCAGCGTTAACATGTTCATTGCAATGTGGAGGACAAAGCGCCTTTTAGGATTCATAGACAGGGTATCACGCATCAATCCACGCTTCTGGAAGGTCTATGCCGACGTTGGGATAATCCTCGGTTATATGGGCATGGTCTACGTCTTCTACGCCCTCGCAAAAACCGCCGTTCAAACTCTTCAGACTAAGGGCCAGCAGGCAGGAGTCCAGCTCGTGATCCCGGGAGTGACAATCCCCCTGTGGTACGGATTGATAGGTCTTGTGGTTGTGATGGTAGTCCATGAGCTAAGCCACGGAATAGTCGCCAGGGCGGATAAGCTCCCTCTGAAGTCCGTCGGGCTGGTTCTCCTGGCCGTGATTCCAGGGGCTTTTGTTGAGCCTGATGAAGAGGAACTGGCAAAGGCACCTCTCCGCTCGCGCCTTAGGGTGTATGGAGCGGGATCAATGGCCAACATAACAACGGCAATAATAACGGCCCTTTTAATAACCTACGCGATAAACCCGCTTCTTATCCCCTCGGGGGTGGAGGTGAAGGGGATAATACCCGGCTCGCCCGCTGAGAAAGTCCTCCAGAAGGGTGACGTTATAATCGGCATAAACGGGCAGGAAATAAAGACCATGGAAGATTTCATGGAGTTCATGGACAAAACCAAGCCTGGAGAGACCCTAGAACTTGAAGTCCTTAGAGATGGTGAAAAAACCAGCGTTAAACTGACCCTCGCAGAGCACCCAGACAGGCCAGGAAAGGGCTTCGTAGGAATACAGCCAGCACAGCACGTTGAATCAAAGGTGGGGTCTGCGAAGGTAGTCCTCCCGATTTTCTTCGCCCTCTACTGGATATACCTGCTCAACGTCGGAATAGGCCTCATGAACCTCTTCCCGCTCGTGCCCCTTGATGGAGGGAGAATGCTGGACGACGTCCTCAAGGAGTACCTCCCAGAGAAAATAGCGAGGCCGGTGAGGTACACGACCATAGGTGTTGGACTGCTCCTCCTTGCCCTAAACCTGTGGCCGGCCTTAATGAACCTCGCCGGTTGA
- a CDS encoding flippase, translated as MKPLERGEETLGKVAKGAGIVLAGTVLGMLLNFLTKAVLARYYERSQYGSFTLTVTVLSIAMTIALLGLQNGLSREIARHLQRDRNVALKLASTGVLIGSSSSLALTVLVFTLAPNLGNVLNDPHLNLVLRIASPALLPMVLTMIIVAISRGHGRVRENFYYRNVLPQLLFLILLLIVLILNLSFNWVFIAYVAAWTIPAFLGFRDGRKFGLLPRRPEFDWDLAKELLAFSFPLMLTGILDYVLGWTDSLMLGYYFGPDKVGLYNGAAPIARALPVVLNSLGFVFMPMATVLFTGRDLKGLKRLYQSTTKWGFILTFPAFLLLFAFPGGTINLFFGPKYTEAVTALRILSLGFMFHVVMGLNAMSLVAVGRTSDNLIGNLLAAVLNIALNAALIPVYGINGAALATASSYIAANLYRVSVLYRTTGVQPFGKAYTKALIIGAVTLVFGVFLGDSGSIPGAILKTAALYGGYFLLVLLSGCIEKEEAKNLEKFAEKVGLNLEWLIRIIERLSKDE; from the coding sequence GTGAAACCCTTGGAGAGAGGCGAAGAGACTCTGGGGAAGGTCGCAAAGGGGGCGGGCATAGTCCTCGCCGGGACCGTGCTGGGAATGCTCCTCAACTTTCTCACAAAGGCGGTTCTAGCGAGATACTACGAGAGAAGCCAGTACGGGTCGTTCACGCTCACTGTAACAGTTCTGAGCATTGCAATGACCATTGCACTCCTCGGACTTCAGAACGGCCTCTCCAGGGAGATAGCCCGCCACCTCCAGAGAGATAGAAACGTTGCACTAAAACTTGCATCAACGGGAGTTTTGATAGGGTCTAGCTCATCCCTGGCTCTTACGGTACTCGTATTTACCTTGGCCCCCAATCTTGGGAATGTCCTAAACGACCCTCACCTCAACTTGGTTCTCAGAATAGCCTCTCCAGCGCTTCTCCCGATGGTTTTAACTATGATAATCGTGGCAATATCCCGGGGGCACGGAAGAGTCCGGGAAAACTTCTACTACAGGAACGTCCTCCCACAGCTCCTTTTTCTGATTCTCTTACTCATTGTGCTCATCCTAAATCTTAGCTTCAACTGGGTGTTCATTGCGTATGTCGCCGCTTGGACAATCCCAGCGTTTTTAGGCTTCCGAGACGGCAGGAAGTTCGGACTGTTGCCGAGAAGGCCAGAGTTCGATTGGGATCTCGCAAAAGAGCTTTTAGCGTTTTCATTCCCCCTCATGCTGACGGGCATATTGGACTATGTTCTCGGCTGGACAGACTCCCTGATGCTGGGCTACTATTTTGGACCGGATAAGGTTGGCCTCTACAACGGGGCGGCGCCAATAGCCAGAGCGTTGCCCGTGGTTCTAAACTCGCTTGGATTCGTTTTTATGCCGATGGCGACGGTGCTCTTCACAGGCAGGGATCTTAAAGGATTGAAAAGGCTCTATCAGAGCACTACGAAGTGGGGCTTTATCCTGACTTTTCCGGCCTTCCTGCTGCTCTTTGCATTTCCAGGGGGGACAATAAACCTGTTCTTCGGACCAAAATACACTGAAGCGGTGACCGCCCTAAGAATACTGTCCCTAGGTTTCATGTTCCATGTGGTAATGGGGCTCAACGCGATGAGTCTGGTAGCCGTCGGAAGAACTTCAGACAACCTCATCGGCAACCTCCTTGCCGCCGTACTTAACATAGCCCTCAATGCGGCACTCATTCCAGTGTACGGGATAAATGGGGCAGCTTTGGCAACGGCTTCCTCATATATAGCGGCGAACCTGTACAGGGTGTCCGTCCTCTACAGGACGACGGGAGTCCAGCCATTTGGAAAAGCTTACACTAAGGCCCTCATAATAGGCGCTGTAACGCTCGTCTTCGGAGTTTTCCTGGGAGATTCAGGCTCGATCCCTGGAGCGATCTTAAAGACTGCCGCTCTCTACGGCGGTTATTTCCTCTTAGTCCTTCTAAGTGGGTGCATAGAGAAAGAGGAAGCTAAAAATCTGGAAAAATTCGCAGAGAAAGTTGGTTTGAATCTGGAATGGCTCATTAGGATTATAGAAAGGCTTTCAAAGGATGAATGA
- a CDS encoding TasA family protein, protein MKQMLIVMLAALLVFLVGLRFGLSYFSDVAKSTGNEFSTGEFDIGISKNGERYYDAYKVFEFGSLLPGEERTIRFYIKNRGDYPVSRISMILNVTDREDGTPSKAEVLVDSTPDVGELSEYLIVKDIRVSFNGTVMELDRYAGKSLRELNGTLIHLFDGKLAENKAIEVTMRIELSPDAGNECQTDTSEVAMLITASQ, encoded by the coding sequence ATGAAACAAATGTTGATCGTCATGCTGGCGGCTCTGTTGGTCTTCCTCGTCGGCCTTAGATTCGGTCTCTCGTACTTCAGCGATGTGGCGAAGTCCACGGGCAACGAGTTTTCAACGGGCGAGTTCGATATCGGGATAAGCAAGAATGGCGAGAGGTACTACGATGCCTACAAGGTCTTTGAGTTTGGAAGTCTCCTGCCGGGAGAGGAAAGGACGATCCGCTTCTACATCAAGAACCGCGGCGATTACCCTGTTTCTAGAATCTCAATGATTCTCAACGTGACCGATCGTGAAGATGGAACTCCATCCAAAGCCGAGGTGCTCGTGGACAGCACGCCCGACGTTGGAGAGCTCAGCGAGTACCTGATAGTTAAGGACATCCGTGTCTCGTTTAACGGGACAGTCATGGAACTTGACCGCTATGCTGGAAAATCCCTTCGGGAGCTTAACGGCACACTAATACACCTCTTTGACGGCAAACTGGCTGAGAACAAGGCCATAGAAGTTACCATGCGTATAGAACTCTCTCCCGATGCCGGAAACGAGTGCCAGACCGATACCTCCGAGGTGGCTATGCTCATAACTGCTTCACAATGA
- a CDS encoding cation diffusion facilitator family transporter: MEGLYRPIWVSIVGNVLLGVLKLVVGFLYSSIALISDGIHSLSDLITSVIGYFGMKVSSKPPDRSHPFGHSRFEPLVAFLIGEALLLVAYEIGRDSVFRLLKGETIEVNSLMLGVTVLSILAKEAMFRYSLHVGRKLNSQILVADAYHHRSDSLSSVAVLVGLSLQRLGFRYGDGLAGLLVSLFLVKVAFDVLLENLGYLTGQAPPFEVCREIEKRAMSVPNVLGVHDLRAHYVGNKLHVELHIEVPPEITLKEAHDISEEVRKKIEGMPQVERAFVHVDIKGVTE, from the coding sequence TTGGAGGGACTTTACCGACCGATATGGGTTTCGATAGTCGGAAACGTTCTCCTCGGTGTGCTCAAGCTGGTAGTTGGCTTTCTATACTCCAGCATAGCCCTCATCTCGGATGGAATCCACTCTCTGAGCGACTTAATCACGAGCGTCATCGGCTACTTTGGAATGAAGGTATCATCAAAGCCCCCGGACAGAAGTCACCCCTTCGGACACTCCCGCTTTGAACCTCTGGTGGCCTTTCTCATAGGCGAGGCGCTTCTCTTGGTCGCCTATGAAATCGGAAGGGATTCAGTCTTCAGGCTTCTCAAGGGGGAGACCATTGAGGTAAACTCCCTAATGCTTGGAGTCACGGTTCTATCAATCCTTGCTAAAGAGGCTATGTTCAGGTACTCCCTACACGTCGGCAGGAAGCTCAACAGCCAGATCCTCGTTGCCGACGCCTACCACCACAGGAGCGACTCGCTGAGCAGTGTGGCTGTTCTCGTGGGTCTTAGCCTCCAGAGGCTCGGGTTCAGGTATGGGGATGGTCTCGCAGGCCTCCTGGTATCTCTCTTTCTCGTGAAGGTGGCCTTTGATGTCCTCCTTGAGAACCTCGGCTACCTGACGGGCCAAGCTCCGCCCTTTGAGGTTTGCAGGGAGATTGAAAAGCGTGCTATGAGCGTCCCAAACGTTCTCGGAGTCCATGACCTCAGGGCGCACTACGTCGGGAACAAGCTCCACGTCGAGCTCCACATTGAGGTTCCACCGGAAATCACACTCAAGGAGGCCCATGACATCAGCGAGGAAGTCAGGAAGAAGATTGAGGGTATGCCCCAAGTTGAGAGGGCCTTTGTCCACGTGGACATAAAGGGCGTTACTGAGTGA